One part of the Streptomyces sp. NBC_00286 genome encodes these proteins:
- a CDS encoding carbohydrate kinase family protein: MTTPHGEGPYHCHAHVDPLAGLRTPGDPPWDVYLTGTVFLDIIFTGLDSAPVRGTESWARGMGSSPGGVANMATALARLGLKTSLAAAFGDDHYGEYCWDALEHGEHIDLSSSRTVPHWHSPVTVSMAYEGERTMVSHGHEPPPEEPAPDCPPRARAAIASLTPGTRAPWIAQAARKGARIFADVGWDDTGRWDLAALPDLEHCEAFLPNAEEAMRYTRTRCPREAARALTDHVPLAVVTLGAEGAYAVDGRTGETADVPAIAVEALDPTGAGDVFVAGFVTGTLAGWPLADRLAFAGLTAALSVQEFGGSLSAPGWTEIAAWWRRVQSYDDQDPTALRRYAFLEELLPADARPWPLRRAVPTIGFRTSA; the protein is encoded by the coding sequence GTGACCACGCCCCACGGAGAGGGCCCGTACCACTGCCACGCCCACGTCGATCCGCTCGCCGGGCTGCGCACACCCGGCGACCCGCCCTGGGACGTCTACCTCACCGGCACCGTCTTCCTGGACATCATCTTCACCGGGCTCGACTCCGCCCCCGTACGCGGCACCGAGTCCTGGGCACGCGGCATGGGCTCGAGCCCCGGGGGCGTCGCCAACATGGCGACCGCGCTGGCCCGCCTCGGCCTGAAGACCTCCCTGGCGGCGGCCTTCGGGGACGACCACTACGGGGAGTACTGCTGGGACGCCCTGGAACACGGCGAGCACATCGACCTGTCCTCGTCCCGCACGGTGCCCCACTGGCACTCCCCGGTCACCGTCTCCATGGCGTACGAGGGCGAACGGACCATGGTCAGCCACGGCCACGAACCGCCCCCGGAGGAGCCGGCGCCCGACTGCCCGCCACGCGCGCGTGCCGCCATCGCCTCGCTGACGCCGGGCACGCGCGCGCCCTGGATCGCGCAGGCCGCGCGCAAGGGCGCCAGGATCTTCGCCGACGTCGGCTGGGACGACACCGGCCGCTGGGACCTCGCCGCCCTCCCCGACCTGGAGCACTGCGAGGCCTTCCTGCCGAACGCCGAGGAGGCCATGCGCTACACCCGCACCCGCTGCCCCCGTGAAGCCGCCCGCGCCCTCACCGACCACGTACCGCTCGCCGTCGTCACCCTCGGCGCGGAAGGCGCGTACGCCGTCGACGGACGCACCGGAGAGACCGCCGACGTCCCCGCCATCGCCGTCGAGGCCCTCGACCCCACCGGCGCCGGCGACGTCTTCGTGGCCGGCTTCGTCACCGGCACCCTGGCCGGCTGGCCCCTCGCCGACCGCCTCGCCTTCGCCGGCCTGACGGCCGCCCTCTCCGTCCAGGAGTTCGGCGGCTCCCTCTCCGCCCCCGGCTGGACCGAGATCGCCGCCTGGTGGCGCCGCGTCCAGTCGTACGACGACCAGGACCCGACCGCGCTCAGACGGTACGCCTTCCTGGAGGAACTGCTCCCGGCGGACGCCAGGCCGTGGCCACTGCGGCGGGCGGTACCGACGATCGGGTTCCGGACGTCGGCGTAG